A window from Heteronotia binoei isolate CCM8104 ecotype False Entrance Well chromosome 15, APGP_CSIRO_Hbin_v1, whole genome shotgun sequence encodes these proteins:
- the STX1B gene encoding syntaxin-1B isoform X1, with protein MKDRTQELRTAKDSDDEEEVVHVDRDHFMDEFFEQVEEIRGCIEKLSEDVELVKKQHSAILAAPNPDEKTKQELEDLTADIKKTANKVRSKLKAIEQSIEQEEVQNRSSADLRIRKTQHSTLSRKFVEVMTEYNTTQSKYRDRCKDRIQRQLEITGRTTTNEELEDMLESGKLAIFTDDIKMDSQMTKQALNEIETRHNEIIKLETSIRELHDMFVDMAMLVESQGEMIDRIEYNVEHSVDYVERAVSDTKKAVKYQSKARRKKIMIIICCVVLGIVLASSIGGTLGL; from the exons GCGAAAGACAGCGATGATGAGGAAGAAGTGGTACATGTGGACCGGGACCATTTCATGGATGAATTCTTCGAACAG GTGGAGGAGATCCGTGGCTGCATCGAGAAGCTCTCAGAGGATGTGGAGTTGGTGAAGAAGCAGCACAGTGCCATCTTGGCCGCCCCCAACCCCGATGAGA AGACCAAGCAGGAATTGGAGGACCTCACAGCAGATATAAAGAAGACTGCCAACAAGGTGCGCTCCAAATTGAAAG CGATTGAGCAGAGTATTGAGCAGGAAGAAGTGCAGAACCGATCCTCAGCTGACCTGCGGATCCGGAAAACACAG CACTCAACTCTCTCCCGCAAGTTTGTGGAAGTGATGACGGAATACAACACAACCCAATCCAAATATCGAGATCGTTGCAAGGACCGTATCCAGAGGCAACTGGAGATAA CTGGCAGAACAACAACCAATGAGGAACTAGAAGACATGCTGGAGAGTGGCAAGTTGGCGATCTTCACTGATGAT ATCAAAATGGACTCACAGATGACAAAGCAGGCCCTGAATGAGATTGAAACCCGGCACAATGAGATTATCAAACTGGAAACCAGCATCCGGGAGCTGCATGACATGTTTGTGGACATGGCAATGTTGGTGGAGAGCCAG GGTGAGATGATTGACCGCATTGAATACAATGTCGAGCACTCTGTGGACTACGTGGAAAGAGCCGTCTCTGACACCAAGAAAGCTGTAAAATACCAGAGCAAGGCTCGGAGG AAGAAAATTATGATTATAATTTGTTGTGTGGTTCTCGGTATAGTACTGGCCTCCTCCATTGGGGGCACGCTTGGGTTGtaa
- the STX1B gene encoding syntaxin-1B isoform X2, producing the protein MKDRTQELRTAKDSDDEEEVVHVDRDHFMDEFFEQVEEIRGCIEKLSEDVELVKKQHSAILAAPNPDEKTKQELEDLTADIKKTANKVRSKLKAIEQSIEQEEVQNRSSADLRIRKTQHSTLSRKFVEVMTEYNTTQSKYRDRCKDRIQRQLEITGRTTTNEELEDMLESGKLAIFTDDIKMDSQMTKQALNEIETRHNEIIKLETSIRELHDMFVDMAMLVESQGEMIDRIEYNVEHSVDYVERAVSDTKKAVKYQSKARRASSRHLCM; encoded by the exons GCGAAAGACAGCGATGATGAGGAAGAAGTGGTACATGTGGACCGGGACCATTTCATGGATGAATTCTTCGAACAG GTGGAGGAGATCCGTGGCTGCATCGAGAAGCTCTCAGAGGATGTGGAGTTGGTGAAGAAGCAGCACAGTGCCATCTTGGCCGCCCCCAACCCCGATGAGA AGACCAAGCAGGAATTGGAGGACCTCACAGCAGATATAAAGAAGACTGCCAACAAGGTGCGCTCCAAATTGAAAG CGATTGAGCAGAGTATTGAGCAGGAAGAAGTGCAGAACCGATCCTCAGCTGACCTGCGGATCCGGAAAACACAG CACTCAACTCTCTCCCGCAAGTTTGTGGAAGTGATGACGGAATACAACACAACCCAATCCAAATATCGAGATCGTTGCAAGGACCGTATCCAGAGGCAACTGGAGATAA CTGGCAGAACAACAACCAATGAGGAACTAGAAGACATGCTGGAGAGTGGCAAGTTGGCGATCTTCACTGATGAT ATCAAAATGGACTCACAGATGACAAAGCAGGCCCTGAATGAGATTGAAACCCGGCACAATGAGATTATCAAACTGGAAACCAGCATCCGGGAGCTGCATGACATGTTTGTGGACATGGCAATGTTGGTGGAGAGCCAG GGTGAGATGATTGACCGCATTGAATACAATGTCGAGCACTCTGTGGACTACGTGGAAAGAGCCGTCTCTGACACCAAGAAAGCTGTAAAATACCAGAGCAAGGCTCGGAGG